Within the Planctomycetota bacterium genome, the region TCCAGGGGGCGAAGCATTAATCGCAGAGAGCAATTGAACGCGCCTTAGCTTACCAGGGAAGGGCGCCTTGTGCAGGAATTCGGGCCTTTCAGTGCGTCTCGGCAGCGTCGCCTTAGTGACCTATATTTGTAGCATGACGACCGCTACGCCCACGCCCAACCCGAGTCCGTTGTCCGCCGAGCAGCACCAGCAGTTGCTCGAGGCCAATCGCCAGGCACGCAAGATTTATGCCGCGGCCAAGGTGGCGTCGTTCAACGGCTGGAGCATTGGCATCATTGCCGGCTTGTCAGTGCCGTTTGCGCTGGGAAGCTGGCCGGCGATGACGTTGCTCCTGGGGCTGGCCGTGGTGGTCTACAACGAATTCCGCGGCCGCAAGCAACTTCGACTGTTCGACGCCGCGACGGCGCGGATGCTGGGCTGGAATCAGGTCGGGCTGATGTTTTTGCTGTTCGGCTATTGCGGCTGGAGCTGGTACCTGGCCCATTACACCAAGGCCGATCTACCCGCCGAGCTGCAACAACTGCGCAGCGCGCCTGAGTTTGCCAGCACGTTCGGCTCGGTCGAAGGGCTGTACCGGCTGATCACCACGCTGCTGTATGGGGGCGTGGCGGCTGCGACCTTGGTGTTCCAAGGATTGAACGCCCTGTATTACTTCACACGCGCGTCGATCATCCGCGCGTACGTTGCTCAGACGCCCGCTTGGGTGCTGGAACTGCAACGTACAAACATCGCGGCATAAAAGGCGCGGCCTGCGCCGATCCGCAACCGATGACGCAGGTCGCTCGCGATTTACTCGCCGGCGGTCTGCAACCGAGCGTGGTTGTTCAGCACAAACTCATGCTCGGGATCAAGACGGCGAGCCTGCTCCAAGTCCGCCAGCGCCCGCGTGATGTCCCCCTGCTTTTCCCAGGCGGCAGCCCGGTTGTTGTAGAGCAGCGCCGAGTTCGGCATCAGACGGATCGCGGTCGAGAAATCGGCGATCGCCTTGTCCATGTGCCCCGCCTCGAAGTGGGCGCGGGCGCGGCCGTTGTAGGCGGCGGCTTGCGGGTGCAGTCGGATCGCGGCGTCATAGTCGTCGATCGCTGCCTCAAACTCACCCAGACTGCGGTAGACGTTGCCACGCGCGAACAACAGTTCGGCGTTTTGCGGCTGGACGCGCAGTTGGCGGTTGAAGTAGTCCAAGGCTTCGCTGGCCGGCAGCACGTGATCGCGCTTGACCCAGCCTGACTTGCCGTTGTTGACCAACAGCCATTGGCCTTCGACCGACTCGATGCGCAACTGAGCGCCGGCTGGCACGACGTCGACGACTTCCTTTTCGATTTTGACTTCGCTGCGCCGCAGCGCGACGACCGACTGCCCACGCTCAAAGGCCAGGGCGGCCGAGCCAATGGAAAGCAGGCACAAAGCAACAATAACGCGTTTCATTAAGTCTCGTCCTGTGAATATTGGGTGACCGCGGGGCGTCGCGGCGTGGTAGTCGGAAGGTTGTGGCGATCAGTGCTTCGCTAGAACTGGGGCGCGAAGGGCGCCAAATCGAAGCGCGAACGACAATCAGGAGCGCACGTGTTGCTCTGGGAAGGAAATGCGCGGCAATCAACCGAGCAATCGTGCGCAGGCGACTTGCGAGAGAGTTGCGTCAAATCTGCAACTGAGCGCACAGGAAGGGCGCTGAGAGGTCGGACGAAACGACGTTACCTCGGACGAGGCAATAACCTTGATGACCGAAGCGATCGGCCAGTTCCGAATCGGGCGAGACGTGGGCCAGGAGCGGCGACTTCCACGAGCCTTGTTCATCGTCGGATGTGCGGCGCTGCGAATTTTCGATGCGACTGACCGCGATCACCGCTTCGCCCGGCAGGCCCTGGCCGATGGTCTGGGTTTGCTGGGGAACGCCGGCCAAGTCGTCCGCCCGGCTCGACACATCGCGCGCGTGGCAATTAATGGCGGTGCCAAACGCAGCCAGCCAAATCAGGGCGCGAATATGTGCCAGGAGATGCATGGAAAAACAGCCGAAATACGACAATTTGTCCGACTCAATAGATATTATCGGCCGCCGCGAATTGCACAAGATTATTTCATCTTAATTCCACGCAACATAAGCAGCGATTGATGATCTGCCGGGGAATTCCAGCCTTTTCGTAGCCAATAGGCGGCCTCGTCCAGGCACTGGCACGGGCGGTATACTTCAATCGCAAGCTGCCGGAGGTGGTTTGCGGATGCCGATTCTTTGATGCGGCAGGTCCCCGTAGCTCAGTTGGATAGAGCAGCGCTTTCCTAAAGCGCAGGTCGCAAGTTCGAATCTTGCCGGGGACGCTTTGGGGTGGTGCGGCTACCGCCGCAACTCGATCACGTCGATGTATGCCGAACCTTACAAGGTCGGCAGCTTTTCGGCGATCGACAAGATTCTGAAAACGCGGGCCGTGCGCTGGCGGCATGAACTGATCAATGCGCGCGGAGTTCCGATGCCAGTTTGTCGAGTGTCGCTTCGTATTCGCTGCCGCGTGCCGTGAAGTCGAACTGCCGCGTGGTGGCGTCGAGTGACGCGATACGCACGGCCAGGCGTTCGCTGGGCAAGTAATCGGCCACGCGCTCGGCCCATTCGATCACGGTCCAGCCGTCGCTGGCCAGGTATTCGTCGACCGTCAGATCGAGCAAGTCTTCCGGGCGTTTCAGCCGATAGGCGTCGAAATGAAACATCGGCTGCGGGCCAGGGTACTCGTGGACCAGCACGAAGGTCGGACTGCTGACGGCGCGCTCGTCGGCGCCGGCTGCCGCGGCCAACGCCCGGACCAGGCGCGTCTTGCCAGCCCCCAGCGGGCCGTCGAGGGCCAGCATCGCGCGGCGTGGCAACGCGGCGGCCAGTGCGCTGGCCAGGCGCACGGTCGCTTGTTCGTCAGGTGCGGTGAAGGTCCAGTGTTGCATGGCGTCAATGCTGCCAACCGGTGGTGGCCAAGGGAACAGGTTTGCCATCCGGCGTCGATTGCCACAGGCCAGGTTGTTCGACAAAACGCCCGATCGCGGTGATCGGAACAGTGAGCGACTGTTCTCGCACAATGCGGGCCGCTTCGTCCGCCGGGACGGCCAGCAGCAACTCGAAGTCTTCGCCGTCCCCCAGGGCGTGATCGAGCGCAGTTTTACCGGGCTGCTCGGCCGCCAATTGATGGGCCGCTGGCGCGCTGGGAATCGCCTGCAGGTCCAGGCAAGCGCCACAGCCGCTAGCTTTGGCCAGTCGCGACAGGTCGAGCGCCAGCCCGTCGCTGATGTCCATGCCCGCATGCAACGTGTAGCGCTCATGCAGCGCGAGCGCCTCGGCAATCCGCGGTTGGAAGTCGAAGTGGTGGCCGAGAATGCTGCCACCCAGCGCGCCGGTGACCAGGATGACGTCCCCCGGCTTGGCCCCATCGCGCCTGAGGGGGCCGCGTGGCGTCAGCGATCCAAACGCGGTGACACTGATCACCAGTCCGCCGTCCCAGGTGTTGGTGTCGCCGCCGGCCAGCGCGACGTCGAACTCGTCGCACAAGGGAAGCATCCCCTCGTAGAGCGCTTTGGCCAGTTCGAGCGCCCCGTGGCGCGGCAAAGCCGCCGCGATGACCACCGCGGTGGGGCGAGCGGCCATGGCGGCCAGATCGCTGAGATTCACTGCCAGCGCCTTGCGGCCGACGCGGCGTGGATCGACTTCGGCGAGGCGAAAGTCCACTCCTTCGGTCAGCATGTCGACCGTGACGACGGTGGTGGCGTCGGGTGTGGCCAATAGCGCCGCGTCGTCGCCAATGCCCAGCGGCACGCGACGATGCGGAGGAACACGTTCAGCCAGCCAGGCGAGGAATTCAGCTTCCATACCTGGGAGTATGGCCGAGGCGACGGAAACGATAAAGTGGAAACGATGAACGATCAATGAAAACCGCCGAAGGGCGGACTTTTATCGATTCGCGTTTATCG harbors:
- a CDS encoding tetratricopeptide repeat protein, with product MKRVIVALCLLSIGSAALAFERGQSVVALRRSEVKIEKEVVDVVPAGAQLRIESVEGQWLLVNNGKSGWVKRDHVLPASEALDYFNRQLRVQPQNAELLFARGNVYRSLGEFEAAIDDYDAAIRLHPQAAAYNGRARAHFEAGHMDKAIADFSTAIRLMPNSALLYNNRAAAWEKQGDITRALADLEQARRLDPEHEFVLNNHARLQTAGE
- the tsaE gene encoding tRNA (adenosine(37)-N6)-threonylcarbamoyltransferase complex ATPase subunit type 1 TsaE; this translates as MQHWTFTAPDEQATVRLASALAAALPRRAMLALDGPLGAGKTRLVRALAAAAGADERAVSSPTFVLVHEYPGPQPMFHFDAYRLKRPEDLLDLTVDEYLASDGWTVIEWAERVADYLPSERLAVRIASLDATTRQFDFTARGSEYEATLDKLASELRAH
- a CDS encoding thiamine-monophosphate kinase, translating into MEAEFLAWLAERVPPHRRVPLGIGDDAALLATPDATTVVTVDMLTEGVDFRLAEVDPRRVGRKALAVNLSDLAAMAARPTAVVIAAALPRHGALELAKALYEGMLPLCDEFDVALAGGDTNTWDGGLVISVTAFGSLTPRGPLRRDGAKPGDVILVTGALGGSILGHHFDFQPRIAEALALHERYTLHAGMDISDGLALDLSRLAKASGCGACLDLQAIPSAPAAHQLAAEQPGKTALDHALGDGEDFELLLAVPADEAARIVREQSLTVPITAIGRFVEQPGLWQSTPDGKPVPLATTGWQH